The following nucleotide sequence is from Halorussus caseinilyticus.
ACCCCAGTCCACCCCGTCACCGACGACGGCCTTCGTGGCGCGCAACCATCCCCGGAGGAAGTCGTCGTCGGGACGCGCCTCGACCGCCGCGCCGTGACCGACCGTCTCGCTCCGCTCGACGGTCTCGGACTCGGTGTCGAGACCGAACCACCAGACGTGGAACGGCGTGGTCTCGTAGTCGGTGCCGACGCGGTAGAACGCCTCGTGGTGGAGGAAGTCGAGGCGGTCCGCGACGATTTCGGCCAGCGAGCAGTCGGTCGCCACGGGGTCGGGGTCCACGGCGAACGCGGTGTCGGTGGCGAAGGGCGTCTCGGCCGAGAGGCGGTCCGCGAGCGCGAAGTCGGCCCCGCCCCAGTGCGAGCGGTGGAGGTCGTAGGTGGCGTCGGCCCGAGAGCAGTCCGGGTCGTCGGCGTCGGTGGCGTCCGGGCCGGTAGAGTCGTCGCGGCGGTACGCGAGGAGTGCGCGGTGTCCCATCCCGCCGAGTTCGTCTCCCTCCGGGATTTAAACGTTCGGCCGCGGTCGGCCGGACGTTCGGACAGGTTTCAAAATGTTTAGAACGTGTAAATATTGCTATAAGACGTGAAAAGAATGCTATAGTCGGTGGCGAATCGCCCGAGACTCGGAATTACTTGCCGTCACCTCTGACGGGTCGGACTCCGGTATTCCGTCGCTCGGGCGGCGTCCAGTCGCTGTGTACCCGAAGCGCGGCGATTCCGTCGTAATCGGTCTCGGTGAGGGTTTCCGACGGGTACGGCCCTTTTCGTGTGCGGTGCGTAGCCGTGGGTAACTAACCATGTCTACGGCCACGACTGCCGAGCGATTCGTCGGGAATCTCGCCGATTTCCGGTATCGGGAAGTCCTGATGACCGGGGCGACGGCCGCCGTCCTCCTCGGTTCGGTGGCGCTGTTTCCCGGCGTCGAGAACGTCTCGAAGGGCATCGACGGGAACCTGACCGCGTGGCAACTCGCGCTGTTCCTCCTGCTCCCGATTGCGGCGGGCGCTATCAAGGGGACTATCGGCTTCGGCTACGCCCTCATCACGACGCCAATCTTCGCCACGGTCATCGACCCGACGATGGCAGTGGTGGTGCTTGCCATCCCGCCGTGGATGATTAACGTATTTCAGGTGGGCGAAACCGACACCGGACTCGGCTACGTCCGCGAGCGGTGGTCGCTCATCCTGCTCGCGCTGGTCGGGTCCATCGTCGGCGTGTTCTTCCTCGACACCTTCAGCACGCATCCGGTGGTTCCGTTCCTCATCGGCTTGCTCATCCTCGGCTACGTCCTCTTCGAGGTCGTGCAGAACTTCGTCACGGTCGAGGAGGCGCACAATCCGCTCGCACTCGGCGGCGTCGGCCTGCTGGAGGGTTTCCTACTCGCGGCGGCCAACCTCGGCCCGCTCCTGCCCGCGTACCTCCACACCTTCGAGCGCGACACCGAGCAGTACGTCGGCGGTCTCTCGATGGTGTTCACGTTCGTCTTCACCGCCCGCATCGTCCAGATGGCGCTGTTCACCGACCTGTTGACGACCTATCGGCTCTGGCTGGGGTGCGCGCTCGCGGTCGTGACCCTCGTCGGCCTCTTCGCGGGGACGTACCTCCGTCGCGCGGGCGTGGACGAGGACCGCTTCAACTGGCTCGTGGTCGGTCTCCTGTTCGTCATCTCGCTCAACATCTTCTACAAGACCGGTCCCGCCGTACTGAACTCGATTCAGAACGTCGCGCTGACCCTCGGAATCTGAGTCGTCAGGCCTTTCTCACCCGCCTCCGCCGCTCCCGCGTGCCAACCTCTTTGTCGTCGCTCGCCCACCCTTCGAACGTCATGTTCGAGGACATCCTCGTTCCAGTCGATGAAGGCGACGGGACCGACGCCGCAATCGGTCACGCCGCCGACCTCGCCGACCGCTTCGGCGCGACCGTTCACGTCCTGTTCGTCGCCGACACGAACCGCGATAGCGTGACGCTCGTCGGAACCGACGTGGTGGACGCCTTGGAGCGCGAGGGGGCCGACATCGTGGAACCCGTCGCCGACGACGTGCGAGCGCGCGGCGTCGAGTGCGAGTCGGAAATCGCGCAGGGCGACCCCGCGACGACCATCGCCGACTACGCCGAGTCGCGGGGGATGGACCTCGTGGTGATGCCGACCCGCGGCCGGACGGGTCTCTCGCGCTACCTGCTCGGGAGCGTCACCGAGAAGGTCGTCCGACTCTCCGAGGTGCCCGTCCTCACGATTCGGACCCACGACGACGCCCGCACGTCGTTCCCCTACGAGAACGTCCTGATTCCGACCGACGGGAGCGAGGCCGCGAGCGGAGCCATCGACCGGGCCGTCGATTTCGCGTCCGCCTTCGACGCGACCCTTCACGCCGTCTCGGTGATAGACGACACCTCGCTCGGATTCGACGTGCGCTCGGCGTCGGCCTCCGGCGAACTCGAAGCCACCGCCGATGCCGCCCTCGCCGATGCCGCCGCCAGAGCGAGCGACGCCGGGGTCGAAGCCGTGGTCGAGGAAGTCCTGCGCGGTGAAGTCGCTCGAACCATCCGGGAGTACGCCGAGGACAACGACATCGACGTAGTGGTGATGGGGACCGCCGGACGCGGCGGCGCGGACAGAGTTCTCCTCGGAAGCGTAACCGAGCGACTCGTCCGCACGTCGCCGGTGCCGGTCGTGACCGTGCGACGATAGTCGAACCATCTCCCGCGACCCGAACGCTCGCCCGACCTCGACGCACGAGAATTTAAACCCGAAGACGAGACGAACCCCGCCCGTGACCTGAGTGTCGCCGCGCGGGGAGTCGAGGCGGGTGCGCCGTGTGCCCCCGCGCGGAACCGAAACGCGGCCTGTTCGCCACCCGAATCGGCCTGTCCGTCATCCGAACCGACCTGTTCGCCACCCAGTCGAACTGACGGAGCGACGGCGTAGCCGTCGCTCCAGACAGTCGTTCCGTCGCGTCCGGCCGGACGCGACGGATTCGACGGTCCCTTCGGTACTCCGGAAGCGACGCCCGCACCGACAGTGACGGCGACCGGGGTAGCTCTTCGGCCGGGTCAAACTACGTCGCCGCGGACGGTCGCACCTTCCTGTCGCTTCCGGTAGGACTCGACGGCTCGGGCGGCCTCGTCCGTCTCGTCTTCGTCCATGCCGAGCATCTCCAGCGCGTCGGGGAGCGTCGGGAACGCGAGTTCGCTCTCGCGGAGTTTGCGCAGTGCCTCGTCGCTTCGCTGGCCCTCGGCCCAGAGGCAGACGCCCCGCGGGTCCAGAATCTGCTCGTAGGCCTCCCGCTCTATCGCGCCCTTGAGACGCTGAGTCACGTTGTCCTCGAAACTGGAGTTACAGACTTCGAGGTGGACCGGTTCGTCCTCCGGCAGGAGGTGGGCGGCCAGACACTTCTCCGGCGCGACGTGGCCGCTGTCGTTCGCGCGGATGAACTCGGGGTACTCCTCGGCCCACGCCGCCCGGACGGTCTTGCCGACGCCTTCGACGCCGTGGGACTTCCGAAATCGCTCGGCGGCGTCGCCGTCGTCGCCGCGTAGGAGGATGTCCTTGGTGACGTACACGTCCAGTCGCTCCACCGGGTCGAGTCCCAGTGCCACGTCGCCGTACACCCACAACTCGCGGACCGGCACGGGCATCGTCTCGTCCTCGACGGCGGCCAAAATCTCCTCGACGCGCTCGATAGCCTCGTCTCGGTTCATTACCCGTCGGTTGGGGTTCGGGCGGGTTAACGGTGCTGTGTTCGTGGTCGTCGCTCGCGTAGCGATGCGACTGGCCGATTCCGGACGAGTTCGCACCCGAGCGCCGCGTTCGCGCGGTTCCGCGCGAACGCGGCGCTCGTCCCGTGGACTGTGACAGTCCGCGAATCAGGGAACGTAACTGCACTTCCGAGAAAACGACTC
It contains:
- a CDS encoding DUF6735 family protein produces the protein MGHRALLAYRRDDSTGPDATDADDPDCSRADATYDLHRSHWGGADFALADRLSAETPFATDTAFAVDPDPVATDCSLAEIVADRLDFLHHEAFYRVGTDYETTPFHVWWFGLDTESETVERSETVGHGAAVEARPDDDFLRGWLRATKAVVGDGVDWGALTPEEATDYLADRAEAWADDREVILPDRRGPL
- a CDS encoding sulfite exporter TauE/SafE family protein, with the protein product MSTATTAERFVGNLADFRYREVLMTGATAAVLLGSVALFPGVENVSKGIDGNLTAWQLALFLLLPIAAGAIKGTIGFGYALITTPIFATVIDPTMAVVVLAIPPWMINVFQVGETDTGLGYVRERWSLILLALVGSIVGVFFLDTFSTHPVVPFLIGLLILGYVLFEVVQNFVTVEEAHNPLALGGVGLLEGFLLAAANLGPLLPAYLHTFERDTEQYVGGLSMVFTFVFTARIVQMALFTDLLTTYRLWLGCALAVVTLVGLFAGTYLRRAGVDEDRFNWLVVGLLFVISLNIFYKTGPAVLNSIQNVALTLGI
- a CDS encoding universal stress protein codes for the protein MFEDILVPVDEGDGTDAAIGHAADLADRFGATVHVLFVADTNRDSVTLVGTDVVDALEREGADIVEPVADDVRARGVECESEIAQGDPATTIADYAESRGMDLVVMPTRGRTGLSRYLLGSVTEKVVRLSEVPVLTIRTHDDARTSFPYENVLIPTDGSEAASGAIDRAVDFASAFDATLHAVSVIDDTSLGFDVRSASASGELEATADAALADAAARASDAGVEAVVEEVLRGEVARTIREYAEDNDIDVVVMGTAGRGGADRVLLGSVTERLVRTSPVPVVTVRR
- a CDS encoding DUF7095 family protein, producing MNRDEAIERVEEILAAVEDETMPVPVRELWVYGDVALGLDPVERLDVYVTKDILLRGDDGDAAERFRKSHGVEGVGKTVRAAWAEEYPEFIRANDSGHVAPEKCLAAHLLPEDEPVHLEVCNSSFEDNVTQRLKGAIEREAYEQILDPRGVCLWAEGQRSDEALRKLRESELAFPTLPDALEMLGMDEDETDEAARAVESYRKRQEGATVRGDVV